The following DNA comes from Sporomusaceae bacterium.
CTGTTCCTAAACGCCCAGTCCAATGGCTTTGAAAAGGCTTTAATCACCGGCTTTAGCCAGGTCGCCCATGACGTGGATGTGCGAGATTTGTTCAAACGTAGGGTGGAAATCTTCAACAAGCACGTCGAGGTTATGCTCGTACCCCTTAAAGAGAGCGGTATCCCAGGGCCCATGAGCGTCGAGTCCGATGTCTTTAATTCTGTGGTCGCTCCTTTTTCCGATAAATTGATGCTTTTCTATGCCGCTGTCTTAAATAATATGCGTTTAGGTTTTTATGCCGCAGCCGCAGGTGCCAGTCTCCGAGCTGATGTTATCGCCGACTATGCGCGCCTTTCGGCAGAGCTTATGAAATTCGGATTGGAGGCCATACGGCTGCTCATTAATAAAGGCTGGGCAGAGGAGCCGCCTTTGTTCGTTGACCGCAAAGAACTGGCGACAAGCGGCAAAGGATCATCACAATAATATGGCGAAAACCACCAGCTAATACTGGTGGTTTTATTTTTGAGGCAGTTCTACCTACAACTTTGCCCCTCAGGTGTGCCTCGTTAATATAGCCACTGCTCATCAAAGCGTCCTTCGAAGTATATTACTAGCTGTGAAATACAGTCTGTCCAGTTTCTGAGCGGCATAGTCCATTTTTTGGCGGCATCCACCGTTGCCAGATAAATGATCTTGCGAAGAGCTTCATCAGAAGGATAGGCTGTTTTTGTTTTAGTCACTTTCCTGAGTTGTCGGTGGTATCCTTCAATGATGTTGGTGGTATAGATCATTCGGCGGATTTCATGGGGGTATTTGAAATAAGTCGTCAGCTCCAACCAGTTGTTTTCCCAGGAGCGGATTACAGCAGCATGCTTTTTGCCCCACTGGTCTTTAAACACTGTAAACGCCATTTCCGCTTCTTCCAAGGTAAGGGCCTGGTATACTTTTTTGAGGTCGACCATCATGACTTCTTGATCTTTGTAGGATACATACCTCATAGAATTGCGGATTTGGTGGATGACACAGAGTTGGATTTCCGTCCGAGGAAATACAGCGGCAATAGCTTCGGAGAAGCCGGACAGACCATCTTTACAGGCAATTAATATATCTGATATGCCTCGGTTCTTCAGTTCGTTGCATACACCGAGCCAAAAGCTGGCACTTTCCGTTTCGCCAATCCATATTCCCAGGATGTCTTTCTGACCGGCCATGTTGATGCCAAGAACGCTGTAGGCAGCTTTGTTGATAATCCTGTTGTCTTTGCGGACTTTGAAATGGATAGCGTCTAGGAATAAGACCGCGTAGACTTTTTCCAGCGGGCGGGACTGCCACTCGGCCACCTGAGGCATGATTTTGTCAGTAACTCGGCTAACTAGGCTAGGCGACACGTCAATGCCGTAGATATCCCGCATCTGGTCTTCAATGTCGCGGGTAGACATTCCCTTGGCGTACATACCGATGATTTGCTCTTCGATGGCATTGGCGGTTTTCTCATGCTTCTGAATGATCTGAGGCTCAAATTCAGAGTTGCGGTCACGAGGAACCTGAATTTCCGTTGATCCGTATTTGGATTTTATAGTCTTCTTGCTGTACCCGTTGCGGCTATTACCGGTGTTGTCGCCTT
Coding sequences within:
- a CDS encoding IS256 family transposase, whose amino-acid sequence is MQSVQMQLAKELAKECRTVEDIHIKLKELFKDSLQHILEAEMAEHLGYDKHSPEGDNTGNSRNGYSKKTIKSKYGSTEIQVPRDRNSEFEPQIIQKHEKTANAIEEQIIGMYAKGMSTRDIEDQMRDIYGIDVSPSLVSRVTDKIMPQVAEWQSRPLEKVYAVLFLDAIHFKVRKDNRIINKAAYSVLGINMAGQKDILGIWIGETESASFWLGVCNELKNRGISDILIACKDGLSGFSEAIAAVFPRTEIQLCVIHQIRNSMRYVSYKDQEVMMVDLKKVYQALTLEEAEMAFTVFKDQWGKKHAAVIRSWENNWLELTTYFKYPHEIRRMIYTTNIIEGYHRQLRKVTKTKTAYPSDEALRKIIYLATVDAAKKWTMPLRNWTDCISQLVIYFEGRFDEQWLY